TGAGAGGAGCTGTCCTTAGTACGAGAGGACCGGGATGGACACACCGCTGGTGTACCAGTTGTTCCGCCAGGAGCATAGCTGGGTAGCTACGTGTGGCAGGGATAAGTGCTGAAAGCATCTAAGCATGAAGCCCCCCTCAAGATGAGACTTCCCATCACTAAAAGTGAGTAAGATCCCTCAGAGATGATGAGGTTGATAGGTCCGAGGTGGAAGCGTGGTGACACGTGTAGCTGACGGATACTAATCGATCGAGGACTTAACTAACCATTTTGGAAGATGAATCGTTGGATGATCTCTTATTTAGTTTTCGAGGTATAAATCAGGAATCGATTTTTTTCAACAAAAATCTTGATTTTTTCTCAAAAACGCTTATAATAAGATTTGTGCCTATTTTTTAGCACAACATAACAAATAGCAACTTTGCCTGGTAGTAATGGCGGAGAGGTCACACCTGTTCCCATGCCGAACACAGAAGTTAAGCTCTCCAGCGCCGATGGTAGTTGGGGCTTTGCCCCTGCAAGAGTAGGACGCCGCCAGGCAATAAGGTAAAAACTGATACATCAAATAAGATGGTCAGTTTTTTTGTTTGTCCAGGAAATTATAAAATTCGGGCCTTAATATGGTGGTGTTCCTGATTAGAAAAAGGGTTCAGGACAATGATGCATCGAGCTTCATACGAAAGTAAAAGACAGAATATGCATATTGTAAAAAGCCAACCAAATGAATGTATAGCATTTAGGGTCTACTTTACATCTGATATCTTGTAACATGAAGATTAAAGAAAAGATGCATTGTCGTCATATCTTTTATGAACGATTAAAAATGGTAGACCACTACCAAAAATGTACGAATTTCGTAAAGACATCATCTTTAAGTTATATGCTGTCGGGTTCGTTTTAATTTTGTGACTTAAAAAGACAAATGGTTTGTCCAAAAAATGGTAATAGCAGGTTTGAAACCTGTATGGAAGCTATGAAAACTCGAATTTAGAAGCATTTCAGCGTGTGAAGGGACATTCCGGCGGTTGGAAAAGAACCTTTACATTCGTTTATGTAACCATTCAGCAATGGCTATATTGTGGGAGTAAATAACACTGTAAAAGTGTTAAAACGTAATTCATTTGGAACCTGAGTGAATGAAGAAGAAAATATTATGGTAACAGGAGGTTAAAAAAATCATCTAAGGTTAAAAAAGATGGCGGAGAGTTTCCACTATCACATACATATTTATTGTCTTAATTTGTTACTTATACCTATACCCGCCATATTAAAGTATAGCAATTTTGACGTTTAAGCAGAGAATGTAAGGCACTGGAAAATTCGCTCAACTCTAAATGGAGATAACAAGCAATTTAAAAAACTCTCACTAAAATTAAGACTCCTCCAACAAGTTGAAAACGTGTGTGGAGGAGTACTTGGATAAGTATAACTTTGTTAAAAATACCATTTATTAAGACTGAGCTACTTCAGCATCGCCGTTGAAAGATTTTCCCTTTCTGCTTAAGCTGTCAGTAATAGCTGTAATTGCTCCGTCACCAGTAACGTTACAAGCAGTTCCAAGGCTGTCTTGGGCTAAGTATAAGGCGATCATCAGTGATACCATGGTTGAGTCGAAGCCTAGCATACTCTCCAAAAGTCCAATTGCTGCCATGACTGCACCACCTGGAACTCCTGGTGCAGCAATCATTGTAACACCTAACATTAAAATAAATGGAAAGATAGTTCCAAGCGTAGCTGCATCGCCTTGTAAAAACAATACAGCTAATGCACAACTTACTAACGTGATGGTACTGCCTGATAAATGAATATTTGCCAGTAAAGGTACAGTGAAATCTGCAATATTTTCTCGAACCTTTAATCGTTTAGCGTGCTCTAAAGTAACAGGGATGGTAGCTGCTGAAGATTGCGTTCCTAAAGCAGTAAAATAGGCGGGTGCCATTGTTTTAAGCATAGATAATGGGTTTTGCTTGCTTAAACCTCCTGCAACTGTATATTGTACGAATAAGTAAAGTAAATGTAAGATGATTATCATAACAAATACTTTAGCAAAAACAGCTAAAATAGTACTTACTTGACCTGCAGAAGTCATATTGGCAAAGATACCAAAAATATGAAACGGAAGTAACGGAATAATTACCTTTTCAATTACTAAATGGATAATATCCCTAAAATCAAGGGATAGTTTGTAAAGTGAATCTCCCTTAATTGCTGCAATTCCTAATCCAAGTACAAAAGCAAGTAATAATGCGGTCATCACGCCCATAGGTGGGGGCATTTCAATTTGGATAAATCCGCTGCTCAATGATTTTGTTGGATCGGAAAAAGACTGAAGTGATTGCTGATTTAATAAGTTAGGATAAATCATTTTAGCAGATAAAAAGGCAATGATTCCAGCAATAATTGTCGAAGAATATGCGATGATTGCTGTCAGTCCTAATAGTTTTCCTGCTCCTTTTCCCATTGAACCGATACCAGGAATAATAAATCCGAGAATAATTAACGGTATTATAAATCCTAAAAAGTTACCAAACAGATCATTAAATGTTGCAAATAAACGTATAAACCAGTCATTTACAAATGAACCGAACGCAATACCTAGTCCTATAGCGATGATAATGCGTAGTAGTAATCCAAAACCTTTCAAATGTATCGTCCTCCTTTCATTATAATATTATCTATTGTACACAATATGTATAAATTCGTCTAACATGCAAATTCAGAAAAAAGTACAATTATATGAATTCCTTGTTATTGGATAATTATTTATTCACATGTTGGTCATTTGAACCAGTATTTACTCCTGCTTAAACAATTAGCGCCTTCGCTCCATACAAAATGATAATAAAAGCGCACCTTATAAGGTGCGCTTTGCCCATTTAACTCATCCCATAAGGGCCTAATTGTTGGGAACCGCCGCTATTTGAAGCGTTAGAGTTTGACATTTGCGATACAAAAGGAATCATTTTTTGCATGGTTTGACCAAAATTTTGATTGTTTTTCGTCATCGTATAAAATGTAGCAGCACCTACGCCTACAGAAGCAATAATTGGTATCCACATTCCACTTTTTTGCACCATCATCGATCCTTTCTTTGCCCTTAGAGTGATAAAAACAGACATTATTAGGTTAAGCAAAAGCATAAAAACGATACAAGGTATCAACTTCCAACCTCTGCTTCAATAGCAGCATTTAAACCAGCGATTCTGCCTGTAACAAGTGCAGATGTTATATTATAACCGCCTGTATAGCCATGTATATCCAATATTTCTCCACAAAAATATAAACGCTCCATTACCTTTGAACGCATAGTATTTGGAACAATTTCTTTAATAGAAACTCCACCACCAGTAACAAACGCTTTTTCCAATGGGAGGGAGTCATGAACATAAAATGTAAATTGTTTGCAATCGTGTATGAATTCCAATACCCATTGCTTGGAAAGATTTCCTACTTTTTTATCTTCATGTACACCATGTCGTTCCAGTAAAAATCCAATAAACCTTTCTGGAGCCCATCCTTTTAACAAGTTTTTAATCGATTTTTTAGGTGTTGTTTGAATCTGTTCAAAGAGTTGCTGAGCTAGGTCTTGTTCAGTGGCATTAGGAAATAGATCAAGCTCCATTGGAACAGCAGTTTGTCCTTTTTTTATTTCTTTAACAACAAATTGGGAGCAACGCAATACTGCTGGACCAGAAATGCCGAAATGCGTAAAAATCATATCCATTTGATGGGAAATAATGGTTTTCCCTTTTTGATTAAGCACAGATAAACAAACGTTACGTAACGAAATACCTTGTAGTAATTTATTTTGGATAAAAGGTTCCTTAGAAACTAAAGCAACTTCTGTAGGATATAGGTCGGTAACTGTATGTCCGGCTTTTTTTGCCCATGCATACCCATCTCCAGTAGAACCTGTTTGCGGTACCGCTTTACCTCCAACAGCAATGATAATGGTTTTAGATTGGATTTTATCTCCATTATAGAGGATAATAGTATGGTGTTTCTTGTCGTAGTGGACTGCTTTTACAGGCATCTCTAGCTTTACTGTGACATTTAGCTCTTCCATGCGCTTCAGTAACGCATTAACTACCGTTTTAGACTGAATAGTAACTGGAAACATTCTGCCATGATCTTCTTCTTTTAACGGGACATTTAAATGCGTGAAAAAATCAATAATGTCGTAATTGTTAAATATAGAAAAAGCACTGTATAAAAATTTTCCGTTTCCAGGAATATGCTTAATGACTTCTTCCTGAGGCAGACGGTTCGTTACATTACATCGGCCTCCACCTGAGATAGCCAGTTTTTTTCCTAGTTTCTTTCCTTTTTCCAGCAATAATGTGTTGGCACCCGACTCAGCTGCGGCAATAGCAGCCATTAATCCAGAAGGTCCTCCGCCAACAATGGTTACGTCATAGGACATTTTCTTCATTCCTTTCCGTAGTATCGTACCATGAACAAAGGAAAGAGACAATTTTATCTTGGTAAATGGTAATGTATGAAGAAGAAGAAACATTTTGTAAAACAATGTTGTCATTTAAGGAGAGGAAACAAAGAAAAATGTGATAAAATAGATCATATGCTAATTTTGAAAAACGAATTACATAATATAGTAGCTTTTTATTAAATGTTGATAAATGCAGGTGAAAAAATGTCGAATATAGTACGTGGAACGATATTGTTAACAGGAGCAACTTTTCTGTCTAAATTATTAGGAATGGTTTATGTCATTCCCTTTAATTCATTAGTTGGTGCAACTGGTGGGACGCTTTTTTCCTTAGCGTACACACCTTACAATATATTTATTAGTATCTCTACTGTTGGAGTGCCATTAGCTGTATCCAAGTTTGTTTCCAAATATAATGCTGTTGGGGATTATGAAACAGGAATGCGCATGTTCCGTACTGGAATGAGATTGATGGTTACAACCGGGATATTAGCTTTTTTTGTACTGTTTTTTAGCGCCGATTTGTTGGCGGCTGGAATGATTACGAGCGAAAATGCTGAAGCAATATCAAGAACAGATGTAGCTTTTGTTATTAAGATGGTAAGCTTTGCATTGATTTTAATTCCCGCTATGAGTATTGTTAGAGGCTTCTTTCAAGGATATCATTCGATGGGGCCTACAGCTTTATCACAAGTGATGGAACAAATTGTACGTATCTTTTTTATCTTAGCAGGATCATTTGTTATTGTTAATGTTTTAGGTGGGTCCATTATTGCCGCTGTTGGATTTTCGACTTTTGCAGCTTTCCTTGGAGCAGTCGCTTCCTGTGTTGTATTATGGGTTTATTGGCAAAAACGAAAACCGTATATGGACAGACAACGGAAGCAGCAAATATATATGTATGATATTCGCACACGTGATATGTTAAAAGAATTATTTCGCTATGCGGGACCGTTTGTTTTGGTCGGCTTAGCAACTCCTTTGTACCAATTGATTGATCAATTTACTTTTGAAAGGGCAATGGTAGCTAGTGGCAGGGAAGATTTATGGTCTTTTACATATTCGGTTGTGAATTTCTACGGTCATAAACTGGTTATTATACCTGTCACAATTGCAACGGGCTTATCTTTAGCCATATTGCCAGAAATGACAAAAGCATTTACGCAAAAAAATAATCAGCTGTTAAAGAAGCAAATTAATCAGGCACTGCAAATTGTAATGTTTCTAATTCTTCCTGCTGTTGCTGGACTTTCTCTGTTATCTACAGAAGCGTATGGCGCATTATTTGGTTTGGAGCAAATTAAAATTTCAGGTGAACTGCTTGCCTGGTATGCTCCTGTCGGTTTGTTCTTTGGGCTTTTTACAGTTACCTCATCTATTTTACAGGGCGTTAACCAACAACGGTTTGCGGTTATTAGTTTATCGGCAGGTGTGCTCGCAAAACTATTGTTAAACATACAGCTTATTTATATGTTCGGTGCAAAGGGTGCTATTTTAGGAACAGCATTAGCTGCAGGTATTGCTACTGTACTTAATTTATGGTGTATCCGGTCAGCAACCCACTTTTCCTATAAACCATTAGCTAAGCGAACGATATTAATATTGATTTTCATAGCAATAATGAGCGGAGCGATCGTTTTAGGTAAATATTTGCTAGGTATAGCAGTACCAGAAACGCGTTTGGGGATGATGCTCACATTAATTGTATGTGTCTGTTTAGGTGGATTTGTTTACTTATGGTTGGCTTATGCTTCAACATTGTTAGAAAGAGTGCTTGGAAATCGAATTCGGTTTTTAGATAAAATTTTCCGGCGATAGGAGAGTAAAAAATGCGGCTTGATAAATTTTTAGCCAATGCTGGAATTGGAAGTAGAAAAGAAGTAAAAGCATTGCTTAAAAAACGACATGTTACGGTGAACAATAAGGTAATAAAAGATAGCTCTGCTCACGTTGATCCCGATAACGATACGATAAAAGTAAACGAGGAGCTTGTTCAATATCAAAAATATATCTATATCATGTTACATAAACCACCTGGTGTAATTTCAGCAACCGAGGATAAAAAAGAAAAAACAGTCATTGATTTGTTGCCGGCGGAGTTACAAAATTTTCGTCCATTTCCTGTCGGGCGGCTTGATAAGGATACGGAAGGATTGCTGATATTAACAAATGATGGACAACTAGCGCATGAATTATTATCTCCGAAAAAACATGTGCCCAAAACATATTTTGCAAAGATTAAAGGTGAGGTAACAGAAGAAGATTGTAAAGTTTTCGCTAATGGAGTTACGCTGGATGATGGTTATATAACTAAGCCTGCAACATTAAGCATTTTGCAACAGGGAGAAACGTCAGCGGTAGAGATTACTATAACGGAAGGTAAATTTCATCAAGTTAAACGAATGTTTTGCGCCGTCGATAAACAAGTACTATATTTAAAACGAACTAGGATGGGGAAACTACTACTTGACGAGGCGCTTAAAATGAGTCAATACCGAGAATTAAACACAGAAGAATTAAAATTACTGTATGAAACTTAAAGCGAAACAGCCTTGAACGAATATAGGCTTTTACAGGAGGCTAACGATGTCACAACAGCCACATTATTTTATTGCTATTCCATTATCTAAAGAAGTGCAAGCTGCTTGCCGTGAGGAGCAAGCAGTTTTAAGGTCTAAACAAGCAGTGGGTACATGAGCTGGATTTTCATATTACTTTAAAGTTTTTAGGACCGGTGTCCGATAGTAAAGTATGGGAATTGGTGAAGAAGTTGCAGACAATTTCTTTCTCTCCCTTTTATGTACAAGTAGGCGGTATCGGTACTTTTGGCTCTACTGATAAACCTCGCGTTATCTATTCTGCTGTACAATCTACCGAGGCTTTAACAGATTTAGCGAATCAAGTGCAGTTTGTAGCGGTACAAACGGGGTTCTCATCGGAAGAACGGCCATACATTCCTCACATCACATTGGCAAAGAAATGGGCCGGCACTGGAAGCATGGAAAAAGAAATAGCCCAGACGAAATATATGAACCATTCAATCATCCGGTTATATGTTGATCGCTTTGTACTATATCAAATTTTTCCAAAGCAACAACCAAAATACAAAGTAAAAGCTTGTTTTAAAGCGTTGGGAGGTGAAAACACTGGCGCAACTGATTAAATTACAAGATTATATTTCCCGGTATGAGTGGAGCCCCTATCGATATCCCAGTCAATTTATTCGCTTGAAAAATGAAAACTGGCACCAGTTAAAAGATATGTGGGAAAAAGCAGCTAATAGCTCTGTGGATCATACTGAAATGATGCAAGAAGCAAAGGAACATCCGCGCTGGAAGTTGTGGAAACGCAAAACAAAAGCAGTTGATGTAGACCACGAAGAATATACTGCTGATCTTGATCTTCCTGAAACAGAGCAAGGGCTAAAGCAATATTACTTAGACAAATTATTACACTTACAAATGAAATGGGCTACTTCAACGGTAACCGATATTTCCTTTGTTGATAAGAAATGGACAGAAGATAATGAGATTAAATATTTTTTACAACGGTTTCCAGACACGTATTTATTTTTGTATTACCCTATTTTCACAATTAAAAAAGCTCCAGTAGAGTGCGAAATTATTTTGATCTCTCCAATAGGCATTGAAATCATCTGCCAATTAAGGGAGACTACTGGGGCAATGATAATAGCACAAGATGCACGGACGTGGATCGTTGAAAAGGAAAATAGCAGGGGGAAATTGTTAAATCCACACATTGCTTTAAAACGAACGGAGAACATTATAAAAGGAATACTTTCTCATTATCATTTAAATTTCCCAATTACGAAAACCATTCTAGCTAAATCCAATCCAGTTCAATTTTTAGCTGAGCCGTATCAGACGAAAATTATTGGGAAACAGCAATACGACAGCTGGTTCTCGCAAAAGCGAAATATGACTTCTCCATTAAAAAACCAGCAGTTAAAAGTAGCGGAAGCATTATTAAAACATGTACAAACAACTTCGGTAAAACGCCCGGAATGGGAAGAAGAACGAAACCCATTTGAATTTGTTGAAGAAGAATCTTAACGCTGGTCCGATTCCTGATTAGTAACTTAACAACTAACAGAAAAAACGGATTTTCTTCAAAATTTTTCCTGAAATGTTAATTGAACAAATCACTAGCTATTCAGATTTGTATTTTTGGATAGATATAGATAAAATATATTATTGAACGCTAAAATTTGAAAGATGTGAGGAATTTATGGTGAACTGGCTGAAGCGAGTTCTAGGTAGTGAGTGGGAAGTAGCTCCAGCAGGTGGGCTTACGGGAGACGCTTACCTGGCAACGAAGGATAACCAGCGATTATTTTTAAAACGTAACTCATCCCCGTTTTTAGCTGTTTTATCGGCAGAAGGGGTTGTACCGAAGCTAATTTGGACGAAAAGAATGGAAAATGGTGACGTCATTACAGCCCAAGAATGGCTGGAGGGAAGAGAATTAAAACCAGTAGAAATGCAACATTTACGAGTTGCAGACTTATTACGAAAAATTCACCAGTCCTCTGAATTGTTGTACATGCTTATGCGCTTAGGAAAAAAACCCATTACTTCAGATGAAAGTTTCGATACAATCAAAAAACGTTTATTACAAATTGATTTAAATCATACACATGAGCAGATCAATCTCGCATTAACCAACTTAGAAAAATTGCTTCCTATTACGAGGAAGCAAAAATTAGTCGTGTGCCATGGTGATTTAAATCATAATAATTTACTATTAACCGAAGAAGGGAATTTATATCTTATCGATTGGGATAATGCGTTAATTGCTGATCCAGTTATCGATTATGGAATGATTTTAAATTCGTATATACCACAAGAAAATTGGCACGAGTGGTTAAGTCAGTACGGTATTGCAACAGACAGTCACCTGCTAGGTCGGATGCATTGGTATTTATTACTTGATTCCCTTCATTATTTATGTTGGCATAAAGAACGTGATGAAGGTGTTAAATTTGTAGATCGTTTGCACGAGCTGCAAGTATTAAATAATCAAATAGGGAATTTTAATTTAGA
This genomic interval from Virgibacillus pantothenticus contains the following:
- a CDS encoding NAD(P)/FAD-dependent oxidoreductase encodes the protein MSYDVTIVGGGPSGLMAAIAAAESGANTLLLEKGKKLGKKLAISGGGRCNVTNRLPQEEVIKHIPGNGKFLYSAFSIFNNYDIIDFFTHLNVPLKEEDHGRMFPVTIQSKTVVNALLKRMEELNVTVKLEMPVKAVHYDKKHHTIILYNGDKIQSKTIIIAVGGKAVPQTGSTGDGYAWAKKAGHTVTDLYPTEVALVSKEPFIQNKLLQGISLRNVCLSVLNQKGKTIISHQMDMIFTHFGISGPAVLRCSQFVVKEIKKGQTAVPMELDLFPNATEQDLAQQLFEQIQTTPKKSIKNLLKGWAPERFIGFLLERHGVHEDKKVGNLSKQWVLEFIHDCKQFTFYVHDSLPLEKAFVTGGGVSIKEIVPNTMRSKVMERLYFCGEILDIHGYTGGYNITSALVTGRIAGLNAAIEAEVGS
- a CDS encoding pseudouridine synthase; amino-acid sequence: MRLDKFLANAGIGSRKEVKALLKKRHVTVNNKVIKDSSAHVDPDNDTIKVNEELVQYQKYIYIMLHKPPGVISATEDKKEKTVIDLLPAELQNFRPFPVGRLDKDTEGLLILTNDGQLAHELLSPKKHVPKTYFAKIKGEVTEEDCKVFANGVTLDDGYITKPATLSILQQGETSAVEITITEGKFHQVKRMFCAVDKQVLYLKRTRMGKLLLDEALKMSQYRELNTEELKLLYET
- a CDS encoding dicarboxylate/amino acid:cation symporter, which produces MKGFGLLLRIIIAIGLGIAFGSFVNDWFIRLFATFNDLFGNFLGFIIPLIILGFIIPGIGSMGKGAGKLLGLTAIIAYSSTIIAGIIAFLSAKMIYPNLLNQQSLQSFSDPTKSLSSGFIQIEMPPPMGVMTALLLAFVLGLGIAAIKGDSLYKLSLDFRDIIHLVIEKVIIPLLPFHIFGIFANMTSAGQVSTILAVFAKVFVMIIILHLLYLFVQYTVAGGLSKQNPLSMLKTMAPAYFTALGTQSSAATIPVTLEHAKRLKVRENIADFTVPLLANIHLSGSTITLVSCALAVLFLQGDAATLGTIFPFILMLGVTMIAAPGVPGGAVMAAIGLLESMLGFDSTMVSLMIALYLAQDSLGTACNVTGDGAITAITDSLSRKGKSFNGDAEVAQS
- a CDS encoding putative polysaccharide biosynthesis protein, which produces MSNIVRGTILLTGATFLSKLLGMVYVIPFNSLVGATGGTLFSLAYTPYNIFISISTVGVPLAVSKFVSKYNAVGDYETGMRMFRTGMRLMVTTGILAFFVLFFSADLLAAGMITSENAEAISRTDVAFVIKMVSFALILIPAMSIVRGFFQGYHSMGPTALSQVMEQIVRIFFILAGSFVIVNVLGGSIIAAVGFSTFAAFLGAVASCVVLWVYWQKRKPYMDRQRKQQIYMYDIRTRDMLKELFRYAGPFVLVGLATPLYQLIDQFTFERAMVASGREDLWSFTYSVVNFYGHKLVIIPVTIATGLSLAILPEMTKAFTQKNNQLLKKQINQALQIVMFLILPAVAGLSLLSTEAYGALFGLEQIKISGELLAWYAPVGLFFGLFTVTSSILQGVNQQRFAVISLSAGVLAKLLLNIQLIYMFGAKGAILGTALAAGIATVLNLWCIRSATHFSYKPLAKRTILILIFIAIMSGAIVLGKYLLGIAVPETRLGMMLTLIVCVCLGGFVYLWLAYASTLLERVLGNRIRFLDKIFRR
- a CDS encoding NERD domain-containing protein, which encodes MKTLAQLIKLQDYISRYEWSPYRYPSQFIRLKNENWHQLKDMWEKAANSSVDHTEMMQEAKEHPRWKLWKRKTKAVDVDHEEYTADLDLPETEQGLKQYYLDKLLHLQMKWATSTVTDISFVDKKWTEDNEIKYFLQRFPDTYLFLYYPIFTIKKAPVECEIILISPIGIEIICQLRETTGAMIIAQDARTWIVEKENSRGKLLNPHIALKRTENIIKGILSHYHLNFPITKTILAKSNPVQFLAEPYQTKIIGKQQYDSWFSQKRNMTSPLKNQQLKVAEALLKHVQTTSVKRPEWEEERNPFEFVEEES
- the thpR gene encoding RNA 2',3'-cyclic phosphodiesterase; translated protein: MSDSKVWELVKKLQTISFSPFYVQVGGIGTFGSTDKPRVIYSAVQSTEALTDLANQVQFVAVQTGFSSEERPYIPHITLAKKWAGTGSMEKEIAQTKYMNHSIIRLYVDRFVLYQIFPKQQPKYKVKACFKALGGENTGATD
- a CDS encoding phosphotransferase family protein, whose translation is MVNWLKRVLGSEWEVAPAGGLTGDAYLATKDNQRLFLKRNSSPFLAVLSAEGVVPKLIWTKRMENGDVITAQEWLEGRELKPVEMQHLRVADLLRKIHQSSELLYMLMRLGKKPITSDESFDTIKKRLLQIDLNHTHEQINLALTNLEKLLPITRKQKLVVCHGDLNHNNLLLTEEGNLYLIDWDNALIADPVIDYGMILNSYIPQENWHEWLSQYGIATDSHLLGRMHWYLLLDSLHYLCWHKERDEGVKFVDRLHELQVLNNQIGNFNLDLFDE